A stretch of Oncorhynchus tshawytscha isolate Ot180627B unplaced genomic scaffold, Otsh_v2.0 Un_contig_37_pilon_pilon, whole genome shotgun sequence DNA encodes these proteins:
- the LOC112263847 gene encoding threonine--tRNA ligase 1, cytoplasmic, protein MKENSNLKMAECMAARLTAQEEQIELLTREFSLLRDGLNGGPEVASILASSPELESLRSENEKLKFRLVHLRRGLLEELALEGQGKRGTNKGQEKKTEKEQQQPKNRNYDNNKAATHETKPVVDKNNKKEKAQGGCSGRELKPWPGYISDRMRLYEELKKESDALLARRAADSQPITVELPDGRRVEGQAWVTTPYQLACGISKGLADNAVISQVNGDLWDLDRPLEKSCSLEILRFDNDDAQAVYWHSSAHILGEAMERFYGGCLCYGPPIENGFYYDMFLDGPQGVSSTEFEYLEALCKSVVKEKQPFERLEVSKETLLKMFKYNKFKCRILNEKVTTPTTTVYRCGPLIDLCRGPHVRHTGKIKALKIYKNSSTYWEGRSDMETLQRIYGISFPDSKMLKEWERFQEEARNRDHRKIGKEQELFFFHDLSPGSCFFLPRGAYLYNTLTDFIREEYCRRGFQEVASPNIYNSKLWETSGHWQHYSDNMFSFPVEQDIFALKPMNCPGHCLMFSHRPRSWRELPLRLADFGVLHRNELSGTLTGLTRVRRFQQDDAHIFCTMEQIESEMKGCLDFLRCVYDVFGFSFQLHLSTRPEKYLGDITVWNQAEKQLENSLNEFGEPWKLNPGDGAFYGPKIDIKIKDAIGRYHQCATIQLDFQLPIRFNLTFVGKDGDDKARPVIIHRAILGSVERMIAILTENYAGKWPLWLSPRQVMFVPVNPTCEEYAKRMCKQFVEAGFMADADLDSSCLLNKKIRNAQLAQYNFILVVGEKEKLTNSVNVRTRDNKVHGELSVSEVLARLTLLKESRCRNAEEEF, encoded by the exons ATGAAAGAGAATAGTAATTTAAAGATGGCGGAGTGCATGGCAGCACGTTTGACCGCGCAAGAGGAGCAGATAGAGCTCCTCACTCGGGAATTTAGCCTCCTACGAGACGGGCTAAATGGTGGTCCAGAGGTCGCCAGCATTCTTGCCAGTTCTCCGGAGTTGGAGAGCTTACGGAGCGAGAATGAGAAGCTCAAATTTCGTCTCGTGCACCTCCGCCGGGGTCTCCTGGAAGAGCTTGCCCTGGAGGGACAGGGCAAGAGGGGCACAAACAAAGGCCAGGAGAAGAAGACGGAGAAAGAACAACAACAGCCAAAGAACCGCAATTATGATAATAAtaag GCAGCAACCCATGAGACCAAACCTGTTGTTGATAAGAACAACAAGAAGGAGAAGGCACAGGGAGGGTGCAGTGGCAGAGAG CTGAAACCGTGGCCTGGCTACATCTCGGACCGCATGCGGCTGTATGAGGAACTGAAAAAGGAGAGCGATGCCCTGCTGGCCAGGAGAGCAGCAGACAGCCAGCCCATCACTGTGGAGCTGCCAGATGGACGCAGGGTGGAGGGTCAGGCCTGGGTCACTACCCCCTACCAGCTGGCCTGTGGCATCAG CAAGGGCCTGGCTGACAATGCAGTGATTTCCCAGGTGAACGGGGACCTGTGGGATCTGGATAGACCTCTGGAGAAGAGCTGCTCACTGGAGATCCTGCGCTTTGACAATGACGATGCCCAGGCT GTGTACTGGCACTCCAGTGCTCACATCCTTGGTGAGGCCATGGAGCGTTTCTATGGAGGCTGTCTGTGTTATGGACCACCCATTGAGAATGGCTTCTACTATGACATGTTCCTCGATGGACCCCA GGGTGTGTCGAGTACAGAGTTTGAGTACCTGGAGGCGCTGTGCAAGTCTGTGGTGAAGGAGAAACAGCCCTTCGAGAGGCTGGAGGTCAGCAAGGAGACCCTACTGAAGATGTTCAAG TACAACAAATTCAAGTGTCGCATTCTGAATGAGAAAGTCACCACACCCACTACAACAGTCTACAG ATGTGGGCCTCTGATTGACCTGTGTCGTGGGCCCCATGTAAGACACACAGGAAAGATTAAAGCCTTGAAGATCTACAAG AACTCTTCTACGTACTGGGAGGGCCGTTCAGACATGGAGACCCTTCAGCGTATCTACGGTATCTCCTTCCCAGACTCCAAGATGCTGAAAGAGTGGGAACGCTTTCAGGAGGAGGCTAGGAACAGAGACCATCGGAAGATTGGAAAG gaacaggaactgTTTTTTTTCCATGACCTGAGCCCTGGCAGCTGCTTCTTCCTCCCGCGTGGAGCCTACCTGTACAACACACTCACTGACTTCATCAGG GAGGAATACTGTAGAAGAGGTTTCCAGGAGGTGGCCTCTCCTAACATCTATAACAGTAAGCTGTGGGAGACTTCAGGCCACTGGCAGCACTACAGCGACAACATGTTCTCCTTCCCAGTGGAGCAAGACATCTTTGCACTGAAGCCCATGAACTGTCCTGGACACTG TCTGATGTTCAGCCACAGACCTCGGTCATGGAGGGAGCTGCCTCTGAGACTGGCTGATTTCGGGGTGCTCCATAGGAACGAGCTATCAGGGACACTGACCGGCCTTACGAGGGTGCGCCGCTTCCAACAGGATGACGCTCACATCTTCTGCACCATGGAACAG ATTGAGTCTGAGATGAAGGGCTGTCTGGACTTCCTCCGCTGTGTCTATGACGTCTTTGGCTTCTCTTTCCAGCTGCACCTTTCAACCCGTCCAGAGAAGTACCTAGGAGATATCACTGTCTGGAACCAGGCTGAGAAG CAACTGGAGAACAGCCTGAATGAGTTTGGGGAGCCATGGAAACTAAACCCCGGAGACGGTGCTTTCTATGGACCTAAG ATTGACATTAAGATCAAAGATGCTATTGGCCGGTATCATCAATGTGCAACCATTCAGCTGGACTTCCAGCTTCCCATCCGCTTTAACCTGACCTTTGTGGG AAAGGACGGGGATGACAAAGCGAGACCGGTCATCATCCACCGGGCCATTCTGGGCTCTGTGGAGAGGATGATAGCCATCCTCACTGAGAACTATGCTGGGAAATG GCCCCTCTGGCTGTCCCCACGTCAGGTGATGTTTGTACCTGTCAACCCTACCTGTGAAGAATATGCCAAGAGG ATGTGTAAACAGTTTGTGGAGGCTGGATTCATGGCAGACGCTGATCTCGACTCCAGTTGCCTCTTAAACAAGAAGATCCGCAACGCCCAGTTAGCCCAGTACAACTTCATCCTGG TGGTCGGTGAGAAAGAGAAGCTGACTAACAGTGTGAACGTACGTACGAGGGACAACAAGGTTCATGGAgagctgtctgtctctgaggtgCTGGCTCGCCTGACCCTATTGAAAGAGTCACGCTGCCGGAATGCTGAGGAGGAGTTCTGA
- the LOC112263845 gene encoding serine/threonine-protein kinase ULK3 isoform X1, whose amino-acid sequence MASSFAPPKLAEFILTERLGSGTYATVYKAYRKGDNREVVAVKVVGKKTLNKVSMENLLTEIEILKTVRHPHIVQLKDFQWDSENIYLILEWCSGGDLSRFIHSRRLLPERVARLFLQQIACALQFLHNHNISHLDLKPQNILLSGSVLKLADFGFASYMSPWDERSALRGSPLYMAPEMVCRRQYDSRVDLWSVGVILYETLFGRAPFASRSYAELEEKIRSDKPIELPAGARVSRNCRDLLLRLLDRDPDTRLTFTQFFSHPWVDLEHMPNAESLGKAKDLVLKAVQKDQEGDRSAALSLYCSALEHFVPAIHYETDRLRKDALRQKVSQYVSRAEELKALVSADNSLCFEQFKSTRDILREMSRDQPRVLAALELASTAIAMEENGIEDHDTLALYQQSLGELLLALAAEAQGRRRELLHGEIKSLMTRAEYLKEQIKMLETQKDVSMDREPLSESVRSSCCVQ is encoded by the exons ATGGCTTCGAGCTTCGCCCCACCGAAACTGGCTGAATTCATTCTCACTGAGAGGCTGGGCAGTGGCACCTATGCGACAGTTTACAAAGCTTACAGAAAG GGGGACAACCGGGAGGTGGTGGCAGTGAAGGTGGTTGGGAAGAAGACTCTGAACAAGGTGTCTATGGAGAACCTGCTGACTGAGATAGAGATCCTGAAAACTGTTCGCCACCCTCACATTGTTCAGCTGAAGGACTTCCAG TGGGACAGTGAAAACATCTATCTGATCCTGGAGTGGTGTTCTGGTGGGGACCTGTCCCGTTTCATCCACAGTAGGCGCTTGCTACCTGAGAGGGTGGCTCGGCTCTTCCTGCAGCAGATAG CCTGCGCTCTTCAGTTTCTCCATAATCATAACATCTCCCATCTGGACCTGAAACCCCAGAACATTCTGCTCAGTGGTTCTGTCCTTAAACTAGCAG ATTTTGGCTTTGCGAGTTACATGTCTCCGTGGGATGAGCGGAGTGCTCTGAGGGGCTCTCCTCTCTACATGGCCCCTGAGATGGTGTGTCGAAGGCAGTATGACTCCAGGGTCGACCTCTGGTCTGTGGGAGTCATCCTGTATG AGACACTATTTGGCCGTGCACCATTTGCCTCCAGATCCTATGCTGAACTGGAGGAGAAGATCCGCAGTGACAAGCCCATCGAG CTGCCTGCAGGGGCCAGAGTGTCCAGGAACTGCAGGGACTTACTGCTGCGGCTGCTGGACAGGGACCCTGACACCCGCCTCACCTTCACTCAGTTCTTCTCCCACCCCTGGGTGGACCTCGAGCACATGCCCAACGCAGAGAGCCTGGGGAaagcg AAGGATCTGGTCCTGAAAGCTGTTCAGAAGGACCAGGAGGGGGATAGATCAGctgctctgtctctgtactgCAGCGCACTGGAGCACTTTGTCCCCGCCATTCACT atgagacagacagactgcgtAAAGATGCCCTTAGGCAAAAG GTTAGTCAGTACGTGTCCAGGGCAGAGGAGCTGAAAGCTCTGGTGTCTGCAGACAACAGCCTCTGCTTTGAGCAGTTCAAGTCCACCAGAGACATCCTGAGAG aGATGTCCCGAGACCAACCACGGGTGCTGGCTGCTCTGGAGCTGGCATCTACAGCCATCGCCATG GAGGAGAATGGGATAGAGGACCATGATACACTGGCTCTGTACCAGCAGAGTCTGGGAGAACTACTGCTAGCCCTGGCAG CTGAAGCCCAGGGGCGCCGGAGAGAGCTGCTCCATGGTGAG
- the LOC112263845 gene encoding serine/threonine-protein kinase ULK3 isoform X2, producing the protein MASSFAPPKLAEFILTERLGSGTYATVYKAYRKGDNREVVAVKVVGKKTLNKVSMENLLTEIEILKTVRHPHIVQLKDFQWDSENIYLILEWCSGGDLSRFIHSRRLLPERVARLFLQQIDFGFASYMSPWDERSALRGSPLYMAPEMVCRRQYDSRVDLWSVGVILYETLFGRAPFASRSYAELEEKIRSDKPIELPAGARVSRNCRDLLLRLLDRDPDTRLTFTQFFSHPWVDLEHMPNAESLGKAKDLVLKAVQKDQEGDRSAALSLYCSALEHFVPAIHYETDRLRKDALRQKVSQYVSRAEELKALVSADNSLCFEQFKSTRDILREMSRDQPRVLAALELASTAIAMEENGIEDHDTLALYQQSLGELLLALAAEAQGRRRELLHGEIKSLMTRAEYLKEQIKMLETQKDVSMDREPLSESVRSSCCVQ; encoded by the exons ATGGCTTCGAGCTTCGCCCCACCGAAACTGGCTGAATTCATTCTCACTGAGAGGCTGGGCAGTGGCACCTATGCGACAGTTTACAAAGCTTACAGAAAG GGGGACAACCGGGAGGTGGTGGCAGTGAAGGTGGTTGGGAAGAAGACTCTGAACAAGGTGTCTATGGAGAACCTGCTGACTGAGATAGAGATCCTGAAAACTGTTCGCCACCCTCACATTGTTCAGCTGAAGGACTTCCAG TGGGACAGTGAAAACATCTATCTGATCCTGGAGTGGTGTTCTGGTGGGGACCTGTCCCGTTTCATCCACAGTAGGCGCTTGCTACCTGAGAGGGTGGCTCGGCTCTTCCTGCAGCAGATAG ATTTTGGCTTTGCGAGTTACATGTCTCCGTGGGATGAGCGGAGTGCTCTGAGGGGCTCTCCTCTCTACATGGCCCCTGAGATGGTGTGTCGAAGGCAGTATGACTCCAGGGTCGACCTCTGGTCTGTGGGAGTCATCCTGTATG AGACACTATTTGGCCGTGCACCATTTGCCTCCAGATCCTATGCTGAACTGGAGGAGAAGATCCGCAGTGACAAGCCCATCGAG CTGCCTGCAGGGGCCAGAGTGTCCAGGAACTGCAGGGACTTACTGCTGCGGCTGCTGGACAGGGACCCTGACACCCGCCTCACCTTCACTCAGTTCTTCTCCCACCCCTGGGTGGACCTCGAGCACATGCCCAACGCAGAGAGCCTGGGGAaagcg AAGGATCTGGTCCTGAAAGCTGTTCAGAAGGACCAGGAGGGGGATAGATCAGctgctctgtctctgtactgCAGCGCACTGGAGCACTTTGTCCCCGCCATTCACT atgagacagacagactgcgtAAAGATGCCCTTAGGCAAAAG GTTAGTCAGTACGTGTCCAGGGCAGAGGAGCTGAAAGCTCTGGTGTCTGCAGACAACAGCCTCTGCTTTGAGCAGTTCAAGTCCACCAGAGACATCCTGAGAG aGATGTCCCGAGACCAACCACGGGTGCTGGCTGCTCTGGAGCTGGCATCTACAGCCATCGCCATG GAGGAGAATGGGATAGAGGACCATGATACACTGGCTCTGTACCAGCAGAGTCTGGGAGAACTACTGCTAGCCCTGGCAG CTGAAGCCCAGGGGCGCCGGAGAGAGCTGCTCCATGGTGAG
- the LOC112263848 gene encoding TM2 domain-containing protein 3 — protein sequence MATIGQIWPFERRRCLKAHGIIILLFLDPCLQCVNGYLSSPHVGQEPPYSRDAQPVITSPVVPAPSSASPTDSDSYASKCPSGGQCNRLPAECINCSYHHNCSYGKPASFSCKAKRGVHCTVESGKQQTNFSLSITCQFCWQLDLSQYRCSNSTSCMTVACPRKRYNATCQVLDHVHCLGKRVFQKRLYCNWTGGYKWSTALALSITLGGFGADRFYLGQWREGLGKLFSFGGLGIWTLIDVLLIGAGYVGPADGSLYI from the exons ATGGCTACAATCGGTCAGATTTGGCCATTTGAGAGAAGACGCTGCCTAAAAGCCCATGGAATCATAATATTGTTATTTTTGGATCCATGTTTGCAATGTGTAAATG GGTACCTGAGCTCCCCACACGTGGGCCAGGAGCCACCTTACAGCCGAGATGCTCAGCCAGTCATCACCAGCCCGGTGGTTCCTGCTCCATCATCTG CATCTCCAACTGATTCAGACAGCTATGCTTCCAAATGCCCCAGTGGGGGTCAATGCAACAGACTGCCTGCTGAGTGCATCAACTGCAGCTATCACCACAACTGTAGCTATGGCAAACCAGCGTCTTTCTCTTGCAAGGCCAAGAGAGGAGTCCACTGCACA GTGGAGTCGGGGAAGCAGCAGACCAACTTCTCCCTGTCCATCACGTGCCAGTTCTGCTGGCAGCTGGACCTGTCTCAGTACAGGTGCTCCAACTCAACCAGCTGTATGACCGTTGCCTGCCCTCGCAAACGCTACAACGCCACCTGTCAAGTGCTGGACCACGTACACTGCTTAG GTAAAAGAGTATTTCAGAAACGTTTGTACTGCAACTGGACAGGTGGGTACAAGTGGTCGACAGCACTGGCACTCAG CATTACACTAGGTGGATTTGGGGCTGACCGGTTCTATCTAGGCCAGTGGAGAGAGGGTCTGGGCAAGCTGTTCAGCTTCGGTGGCCTGGGCATCTGGACCCTGATTGATGTGCTGCTGATTGGAGCGGGCTATGTGGGGCCAGCCGATGGCTCCCTCTACATCTGA